CGATAGATTGGGTGGTTCTATAGTGTTCACTAAAATAGACCTGAAGACTATTTACTGGCAAGTTCAAATTGCTGAGGGAGTTGAACACAAAatgacctgtgtgacaagatatgggtcgtacgacttcctggtcaTGCCATTCAACTTGATTAATGCTCCAACAAAATGACCCATGTGACAAATTATAtgtgaagctatccaagtgctcatTCGCCCAAAAGCAGATTGACTTCCttggacatgtcatcgaggaagggcggaTAAAGATGGACCAACAGAAGATTCAGGCTGTCACAGATTCGCCGCCGCCTAAGGATATCCACGCCTTGAGGGcattccttggcctatgcaacttttaTCAGCGATTTGTGAAGAATTACTCTCATTGCAGTGCCGTTGACAAAATTCCTAAAGAAAGCCACGCCTTGGGATTGGGGTCCCAAGCGAGCGGAGGCCTTCAATATATTGAAagtggctatgtctagtagccccgTCTTGGCCCTTCCTGATTTGGACAAGCCATTCGAAGTACAAACGAATTCCTCTGACTATGCTCTGGGCGAAGTCTTGCTACAAGTGGGGCATCCCGTTGCGTTCGAGAGATGAATGTTGAAGGATGCAGAACATCACTATGCCGCCCACGAAAAAGAATTATTAGTTATCGtctattgcttacgcctttggagggaTTATCTACTGGGAACCCCGTTCGTGGTCAAGATAGACAACACAACTGTTACCAATTTCATGACCCAACCAAAACTGAATGGCTGCCATGACAGGTGGCCGGAACTTCAatcggaatttcacttcaacctggagtaccgaagtgggtaAACTAAGCAAGTTGCTGATGTGATCAGTCGGAGGGCTGATTAGCATTGGTGTGCCTACTCAGCACCCTAAGGGGGAGAAAAGTGGCTACCACTATAAGAGACTAGATACACGATCTACTCCCAAAAGATcttgctgcacagtatttggtcgATTTGATAGGACAGGGCAAAACTCGCCAGTTCTACATggaagatgggttcctgaaggtgaaaggaaaccgactttatgttcctaaaggaggagatctgcgaatGACTCTTCTGATGGAATTCCATGATACTTTGTGGGCCAGCCACCTAGGTGAAGAACGCACCATGGCGTTGTTGCGCCGTgcttattattggcctcaaatggctgATAATATTGCTCAGTATGTAAAGACTTGCCTAGTATGCTAGAAAgacaagtcagaccgcttgacacAAACGGGACTTTTGGAGCCATTGACGGTTCTAAAGAGACCTTGGGAAAGTGTTTCACTGGATTTCATCATCGGATTGCCGAAGGTCGGAGATCTTACAattatcttggttgtggtggatcggttttccaagtatgccatATTTATAGCAGCCCCGCAATATATATTAGTAGAAGATACAACtcaactcttcttctctcatctTGTCAAATATTGGGGTCttcctaaagacattgttagtgatcgcgactttCGCTTTACTAAAAACTTTTGGACTCagctctttaagtgcctcgggtacAAATTGAGCCATCGTTCAAGCTTTCATCTGAAAtttgatggccagacggagcggtTCAAtggcatgctggaggaatatctacGCCATTTTGttaccggatcgcagaagaattgggtgaagcttctggatgctgctcaactgtgtttcaattcacaaaagagctctagtacaaaaaaaaaatacttttgaaattgttaccggtcagcaaccgctactcccacatacGGTAAATGCCCCAAACATGTTGAAATCTCCTCGATCTGCTAGCTTCTCGAaggaatggaagcaaaatttggagatagtgcggagctatcttgtcaaatcCCAAAAGCGGATAAAGAAGCATGCTGATCAAAATCAccgctttgttgaataccaagtaggagacaaagtgatgtgacaatgccaaaatcaatactTGTTTGCAAGGTTCCATGACCCTCGCATATTGCGAAAATAAATTGGATCATTGTCCATTGAGAaacgcattgggaaagttgcataccgggtggataccctaGCCTGGTGGAAatttcatccagttttccatgtcagcgttctgaaaccttttcgggaaggcATGGAGGATCCTTCAtggagccaactcacaatacccagtATTCGAAACCCTAATTCAACTTGGAAAAGACGTGTAGAAGCTATTCTCGATGATTGAGTGGTTCATGCTTCAAGGAAATATCACcaagagttcttggtgaaatggcaggctgtgatgcagaggagaatacttgggagaggggaacaaacctcaaagcctgcAAGGGCTTGATCGATGATTATCTTGTAAGCAAGGCGCCGAGGatgtcgccaactcaggtgggggagaatgtcatgggcgacTTTCCAGCCAtaccccatgaccccttggacgcaccccatggcgtcctggcaagcctcccaacaCCTAGCGCTATGGACGGCCTCGTGGTCTTCGCCGCGTCAAGTGACAAGAGCGCCTGTGCCTATGTCACCCCACTGATAGCCCTCATCAGTGCCCAGccgcaggcagatgccaacagcgcctCGCGCGCAGATAGTGCCGCGCACGCGGACTCTGATACTAAAGACaaggttgctgccaacggacctgCTTCTACCTTGTAGGAATTttagtccttttcattgtaaatatagagtagttttatttCATGTTTTTTCATTATGTATCTCTAGCTTAGTTAGGTCAAGTCCTGtaattttggtttatttttttaaagcattATTAGGGGGATAAAGCagtcaaactttcaagcaagcaaacaattctctgtactggtgtctctctccTCGACACCGTGTtgcttttctgtaatagctttcattaatgcaatcaagctttttTTCATTCTTAACTCTCTTTTTTGTTCTCTCAATTGCTCATTTTTCCGTACGGCAGTGACAATCTCGTCTAGCGTACGAAGGAGACCTAGTTGGCGGATAGTAACTGCacggacatcggttgcttagccttacgccgCTCTTTCAAAGAATCTCAGAAAAGCGTCGCGTAACAATACACACATGTAATACTAAGTTCATATCTATAATCACAATAAAAGCATTGTGCAGTAGTGCTTTGCATGCCCTTTAAATTTTGAATTCGTCTCTCGAGAAAAAGCATTGTGAATGATGACTATATGACCAGTTGATTATATTGGATGCTGGCAACTGGAGACCATGTTTACTTTGCCTGGTAAGATATAGAGGTGAATCAGGGCTAGAGAGGAAAGATTTGGGAGATTTGTTTGCTTGACTATATAATGCACGACTCGGGGTAATACTTATACAAATATGTTAAAAGACAAATTGAATTGCCATCATGATTTGAACGAATAGACATATTGGGAGTCTATTACTCCCTATTTTCTTATCCTTCTAAAACATTTGGATACAAAATTAGCTGTGGTACTGATTAAAGAAAAACAGAGACTCAGCTTTCCATTACGTTGGTTGGAAGTTGgaactttgaatttttggaaCTGACTTTGGTTTAGCTTAACATTGGGATCCTACATTATAAAAAAGGACGAGTTACACATTTGATCTGTCGGCTAACAATAATTATATATGTtagtcaaatatataaaaattatgtatatatataaatatacaaaaaaaaatattattatattttaccGGCTATTATTTTTAGGAGCTGCTATACTGTGTAATTTTGCCTATAAAAAAAgtcttaattattttaaaaattaatgaTGTTCTATTTGAAAATAAAGGCAATATGATTCCAATGAGCTGTGATGGGTTTATTAGATGGAGTTTTTAATGTTTTGGTATGGGCAGAAAACATGAAAACAATGGAGTGGTACTATAATTTATATGCTTGATCTAGACTTTTGGTAGAGTTCCATTTCCTCGTATATTAACTTTGATGGTTATGCATTTCACCTACctttattttacatgttaaaactgAGGGCTATTGGAGAAATATTTGAGCTGAAGCTCAGCCATGGAGCTCAGAGAAGATGAGGAAGCTTCGAGAGAATCTCAAACTGGAAAAACATTTCTATTAGTTAGAAATCAGAACTGGTGCGCCTATATACAAGACACTGTATTTGTACAATTGTCATCTACCACTAGCTAACATCCAGACTAACTAATTACAATAATAGCCATAGCCAATCCTAACAAATATGGCTACTAGTTAAATAATTACAATTCAACTCTAATCTTAatacccccccctccccccaagttGGAAGGGAGGTACTCACTGCCAACTTGTGAAGTAGTGAAGAATGCTTGATGCCCGTCAAAGATTTAGTAAGTATGTCTGCTAGTTGGTCATCTGTGTGGACATAATGCAGAGAAATCAACCCTTCAATGAGCTTATCCCTAACAAAATGACAGTCGACTTCTATGTGCTTTGTTCGTTCATGAAATACTGGATTTCTCGCAATGTGCAAAGCTGCTTGATTATCACAGTAGACTAGAATAGGAAGAGTTAGAGCATGGTTAGCTCCTCCAGAAGTTTGGATAGCCAAACAAGTTCTGCAACGACCTTTCTCACAGACCTGTATTCTGCTTCTGCAGAGCTTAAGGATACAATGGACTGTTTCTTTGATTTTCAACTAATTGGACTGTCCCTAAGCAATACAATGTAACCACTAACTGACTTCCTAGTCTCAGGGCAAACTGCCCAATCTGAATCGCAAAAAGCTCTCAATCTATAGTCTGCACTGTTTGATAGGAAGATCCCCAGACCAGGATCACCTTTCAAGTATCTGAGCACATGCATAGCTACTTTGAGATGAGAATCTCGAGGACTCTGCATGCATTGACTGAGATGTTGAATACTATAAGCAATATCAAGTCGTGTGTTAGTGAGAAAGTTTAGTTTCCCCACTAGTTTCCTGTATTGAGTGGGATCTGTGAGTAAGCTGCCCTCAGATGCCTTTAACTTTGTTGAAGGATCAAGTGGAGAGGACATTGAAGTGCAATGTGAGCATTCAAACTCCTATATCAGGTCGCTTGTAAATTTTCTTTGTGTGATTATTACTCCATCATGCTTGTATAGTATCTCCAATCCTAGGAAGTAGTGTAATCTTCCCAGATCCTTTATCTTAAAAGTCTCCCGTAGGAAGGTCTTCAATGCCTTAATTTCTTACAAATTTGTCCCTGTTAGGAGAACATCATCTACATAAACTGCTACAAAAATAACTGAGTGTCCTTCCCTTTTGTAAAACAAAGAATAATCTAGCATGGAGTGCACATATCCTTTAGAACATAGGGCTTCAGTTAGCTTGGCATACCACTGCCTACTTACCTGCTTCAATCCATACAAAAATTTGTTCAGCTTGCACACCAAATTCTGTTTTCCTACTGATAGCCCTAGTGGTACTTGCATGTATACTTCTTCATTTAGGTCTCCATGTAGGAAATCATTGTTTACATCAAGCTGAAAGATTTCCCAGTTCTTCTTTACTGCAATGCTGACCAATGCTCTCACAGTAGTCATCTTCACCACTGGTGAGAAGGTCTCAGTATAATCTATCCCTGCCTGCTGAGTGTAGCCCTTAACAACTAGCCTAGCTTTAAATCTTTCAACACTCCCATATGCCTTATGCTTGATTTTGTATACCCACTTACAGCCTATTGCTTTCTTTTCTGCAGGTAGTGAGACAAGATCCCAGGTATGATTAGAGAAGAGTGCATCAAATTCCTGGTTCATAGCCTGTTGCCAAGCAGGTATAACTGCTGCCTTCTCATATTACTCAGGTTCACAATCAGTAGAAAGCTTTTCAATTAAATGCTGACTATTACCACTTAGAGCATTAAGGGATATAGACTGTAAATGGGGAACATGTGTGTGAAAAGAGAAGGAGGGTGAACTGTGATCATTATCTGCAACATGCTCCCCAGCATTAGTGTTAAGAGTGGGTACATTGTAAATGTAATCCTTTAAATAACTAGGAGGTTTGAGTGTTCTGTGAGGTCTATTATGAGTTAAGGTTATAGTCTGCTCAGAATGTGCAGAGTTTGGTGAATCATTCAGAAGAGATTATTGCTAGTTCTGAGAGTGGAAGCAAGGTTCAGATGATGTGTTAGATTGTTATGTTTGAGCTGGAAGAGTTTTGGTAGTCTGGTTGAGATGGTGAAACAGGTTCATAAATGTTGGCATTGGTGTCATTGCCAAATGAAAGTTCAGGTGACATTGATTGTTGTTGTGGATTATCACTATTACTGTTACCAGTAGGACTAGCAGTGTCAAAATAACTCATGGTGGGTCCTATATGAAGAAAAGAAAGAGATAGATGCTCACATTTAGATACTAAATCAGTGTGCTTTCCTGGCAATGCAAAAGGGAAAATTGTTTCATGAAAAGTCACATCTCTTGAAACATGTATCTTCCTTATGGTTAGGCTGAGAACCTTGTATCCTTTTGATCCAAAAGGGTATCCTACAAAGACATGAGGTGTTGACCTTTGTTCAAACTTATCTTTGTGAGGTTTCAGGTTTTTTGGAAAGCATAGACATCCAAAACTCCTAAGATGTGAGTAATTTGGTTTCTTTTTATATAGAATCTCAAAGGGGCATTTCcctctaagggatgaagatggcAATCTATTGATCAGGTAGGTAGAAGTTAGAATGCACTCCCCCCAATACCTTATAGGCAGTTTGGACTGATATAATAGTGCTCTTGCAGTTTCAAGAAGGTACTTGTGTTTTCGTTCGACTATACCATTCTGTTGTGGAGTGTATGGACAGGTTTTCTGGTGTATGATCCCCTTGGTTTGGAAGAACATAGTTGTTTCAGTGTTCACAAACTCTAAACCATTATCAGTTCTGATGGTCTTTATTAAGGTATTAAAATGGTTTTGGACCATTGCAAAGAAAGCCTTTATAACATGTAGGGCATTGCTTTTGCTAGTTAGAAGATGTGTCCAAGTACATCTActataatcatcaactagggtaATGAAGTATTTGTGACTGTCATGAGTTAGTGCATGATAAGGACCCCACATATCCATATGTAAGAGTTCAAATATCTTGGTTGTGGAAGTAGTTCTTTCTGGGAAAGGAGATCTATTTTGTTTGGCCATAGGGCAAATGGAACATAAAAAAGGTTGTTTGTCTGCAAAGGTTATTGGTATAGAGTTGATACCCTTCATCTTGATAAAAGGTACATGACCCAGCATGTTATGCCACAAGAGATCCACAAGACTTTCATTAGAGGTATATGCATTGCACACTGAGTCTATATTTTTAGAAGAACTTTTATTGGAATTCAAAGGAACTTGTACACTTTTATTATCACAAGCATGAGAAAAAATGAATGCACTAGGTGCAGAATCACAAGGGTGGTCTTGACAATGTACATTATTAATACTGTGACTACCTGAGATGGATGCACTAGGTGCAGAACTGTGTGTGAGTGGTGTGGTGAAAACTTTAGTGACAGCAGAAGAATTGTTCTTTCTTGAACTTGAATAGTGAAAATACAGACTGCCTTTGGCTTTACCAATCTCCAGAGGCCTCCTCAGTGAAAGGCCCTGTAGAAGAATACATGAAAATTTAGTGAATATGATGATGCAATCAAGTTGGATTGTCAATGAGTGTACAAAGATAAGATTGAATATGAAACTAGGCACATATAAGACTCTTTTTAGAGTGAATTGAGGACTGAGAATGACATCTCCAATTATTGTCACCTTTACTTTATATCCATTTGGTAAAGAGACCAAAAAGGGGTAAACTAGAGTTTTGATATTACTCAATGAGGCTTTGTTATAAGTCATATGGTTAGTGGCTCCTGAGTCAAGAATTCAGGAATCAGCATTTTCTTTGAAACTTTCATGAGACTGTTTACTGGGCCGAACAGAGGTGGTACAAACAGTCATACCTGCAAAGTTAACAGCTCCACCAGTCATGTTGATGTTTCCTGAGTTGTCTCCATTGTTTCCATTCTTAAAGCTCTCCAATATGCTCAGCAGTTGTTTATATAGTTCCTTACTCAATTGTTGCATGGTTCGACCTTGCTCCTGAAGGTTTCCTCCTTCATCTGTCATATTTGTCCCATTACCTGTTGTATCAAACACATTTGCTGCTAGTTTATTTCCCCTGTTACCATTGTTGTACTTCAAGTTCTGAGGGTACCCGTGAAGTTTATAACATTTATCCTTAGTGTGTCCTGGCCTCTTGCAGAAATCACAGAATGGACTAGGTCTATTTCCCATATGGCCTCTTCCATAACTATTGTTCCCAGAAGAATTCATGTGTTGGTTGTAGTTTGTTCTAAAGTTGTTGTTTCCTGGACCATTAGCATTCAGTGATGTGGATTCAATCATCAGTTGTTGATTATGTGGTTTATCTTCTCTTTGCTTCTCTTCTTGTATGAGAATAGAAAAGGCTTGTGCAATGCTTGGAAGGGGGTTCATCATCAGTATGCTCCCTTTCACAACAGTATACACCTCATTTAAACCCATCGAAAACTGTATCAGTCTTCTATCTTGCTCAGCCTTGTGCATATTAGCTTTAGCTCCGCAGGTGCATTGGCAGCTGCATTGTACGTGTGCATTCAGTTCTTCCCATAGCTTCTTCATTTTTGTATAATAGCCTGTTATGTCAAGAGTTCCTTGACTCAGATCATTAATTTCCTTCTGAAGTTGGTATAGTTTTGCACCGTTGGTTTGATCATACCTATCTTCTAACTCCTGCCATAACTCTTTTACATCACTCACATATTGCAAACTATCCGCTAGGTCCTTTGAAAGGAAATTTAAAATCCATGAAGTCACCATATCATCACATCGTTCCCACTGATCAAAAGTTGCATGTCCAATTACTGGTTTCTGACACTTCCGTGTTATGAAACCAACCTTATTCTTCACTGAGAGGGCTATAAGTACACCTCTTCTCCAAGATCTATATCCCGTGCCATCAAAAGCTACAGGTACCAACACTGAACCTGCACTCTCCGATGGATGCATGTACATGGGACTCGAGGTATCTAAGGTGTCCTTGTCTGCAACACTTTCCTTGTCTCCAGCCATTGTTCAAATCACAGATCATAATTGATTGAACCGTGAATCGATGATAAAAATAGAAATTCAACAGAGGTAACACAGAAAACCACGCTTTGAGAAAACCAGAGGTTAAAAATGCTATAAGTTGTCACTATCAGTCGAGATCACAGTGAAATTACAGTTTCGAACgggatttaaaaaaaaagttgATTAACGATCTCGAAGAAAACCTAGGTCTTCAACTCAAAATTGGAGAGAAGACGAAGTAAGGGACCGTGAATTACCTTAATAGATGaagcctatgctctgataccatgttaaaatTGAGGGCTATTGGAAAAATGTTTGAGCTGAAGCTCAACTGCCATGACTGAAAGCCATGGAGCTCAGAGAAGATGAGGAAGCTTCGAGAGAATCTCAAACtgaaaaaatatttctattagTTAGAAATCAGAACTAGTGCACCTATATACAAGACACTATATTTGTACAGCTGTCATCTACCACTAGCTAACATCCTGACTAACTAATTACAATAATAGCCATAGTCAATCCTAACAAATATGGCTACTAGTTAAATAAATACAATGCAACTCTAATCTTAACATTACATTTGATTATATTCTTGTATTTTAGTCACGAAACATACTTACAACCCAATAGCATGTATTGCCCGCTTTTGCTTAACAGATCTCATCGatttgttccttaggttataccATTATCAAGCTCAAAAAATATGCGTACCTTGTGAGATTTTTCACTTTTCTCTCTCATCCCGATGTAGAATTCGCCTAAGTATCATATGCACCAATTCTTTAAAAATTTGCCAATCTAGAAGTCTACCAGTCCTCTTTGACCTGCTCTCGTTTGCCCAGGAGGGCGTCACAACGTGTTTCTCTAAGATGGATAATTTTGAAACTTAACACAAACTAAATAGGCCGTCTCTTATAAGACATTAAGGGCCAAAATGTTCCTTCCATATAATATTATAGTCTATTTTGAGTTTCtcgatattcaaattatttaaaTCTTGATAAC
The DNA window shown above is from Nicotiana tomentosiformis chromosome 8, ASM39032v3, whole genome shotgun sequence and carries:
- the LOC138897149 gene encoding uncharacterized mitochondrial protein AtMg00240-like is translated as MSSPLDPSTKLKASEGSLLTDPTQYRKLVGKLNFLTNTRLDIAYSIQHLSQCMQSPRDSHLKVAMHVLRYLKGDPGLGIFLSNSADYRLRAFCDSDWAVCPETRKSVSGYIVLLRDSPIS